The following are encoded together in the Culex pipiens pallens isolate TS chromosome 1, TS_CPP_V2, whole genome shotgun sequence genome:
- the LOC120424952 gene encoding uncharacterized protein LOC120424952 has translation MTTKADKKLADLLQKRERLVATRELVEKFVAAYDHEKHVIQIPVRLETLNRTYKEFLSVQSEIEQLDKPETFKAHLAVRCEFEDAFCEAKGFLLSKADHHTAHADTSLNSSFTHSQGPSTFHHRLPKIDLPKFNGDESRWISFRDNFVSMIHINEDIPVVNKLQYLLQSLEDPARKQFETVEIQADKYAPTWEELLKKYDNKRSLRKTLFRRLYELPSMEGESAQDLNTLVDDFQRHVKALEKLGEPINQWDTPLVFILSDKLDYATLRAWEQDSSKKEVVTYEELIEFLNNHVRMLKSFASDLQHRQTGNVKVAGASQKKSQSVKFIANAATSETRTYTPQCPSCSKQHLLYECPAFTKLAVIQRRELVTQRSLCWNCFRQNHQARACRSKFSCRICQAKHHTLLHDPGAPDHTQDAAVASNSTAPQHNPPTTIGTFGLANSSETSLPIVAKQDTVLLETVNLLITDNHGRELLVRALLDSASMSNFVSNNLADLLNIRRKNVDVTVAGLGESAKKIDQQITTTVKSLTSQFSTTLDFLIMKPPMVNLPRSAVDIAHWNMPDVRLADPHFHRPGAIDILIGGEFYHELHTGQRKPIGDGLPLLVETHFGWTVTGKIPTKSDGASTLCCFSTTARTLLVAPQPILELEAAKPNASHPTKQSSSTPTQTHNGRYVAFLPRSKNPQVTHGNSRESAAHRVSTHASRRKKVPSTKPAKKARLSHMRKDNNTKPHCCFGYPLASSFMQADLRSCFGQTSPAVNGAGNEMIERQTEMQLTNKSPKRTCRAVPSNSLTFFNQPHLRKLAEAESCPVPRQKKFYKQHVYKGEVSTAGEGLQKAEFAESSKIGRAVRNMLNAKLECEQVSTVPFAPSPPVRSTGSFAVPDDARESSQPPPRAAETPKTDDAT, from the exons ATGACAACCAAGGCGGATAAAAAGCTGGCTGATCTGCTGCAGAAGCGAGAGCGACTTGTGGCTACACGAGAGTTGGTTGAGAAATTTGTGGCTGCATACGATCACGAAAAGCATGTTATCCAAATACCGGTGCGACTAGAGACGTTGAACAGGACCTACAAGGAATTCCTTTCCGTGCAGTCGGAAATCGAGCAGCTGGACAAACCGGAAACCTTCAAAGCACATCTAGCGGTGCGGTGCGAATTCGAGGATGCTTTTTGTGAAGCCAAAGGTTTCCTGCTCTCCAAGGCGGATCACCACACAGCGCATGCGGATACTTCGTTGAACTCCAGCTTTACTCATTCACAAGGACCGTCAACATTCCATCACAGGCTGCCCAAGATTGATCTACCCAAGTTCAATGGAGACGAATCAAGATGGATTTCATTCCGAGACAACTTTGTTTCCATGATTCACATCAACGAGGACATCCCCGTAGTCAACAAGCTACAATACCTGCTACAATCGTTAGAGGATCCCGCCAGAAAACAATTCGAGACTGTTGAGATTCAAGCAGATAAGTACGCGCCGACCTGGGAGGAACTCTTAAAGAAGTACGACAACAAACGCTCGCTGAGAAAAACCCTATTCCGAAGACTGTACGAGTTGCCATCAATGGAAGGTGAATCAGCACAAGATTTGAACACGTTGGTTGACGACTTCCAGCGACATGTCAAAGCCCTGGAGAAGCTTGGAGAGCCGATCAACCAGTGGGATACACCGCTCGTATTTATTCTCAGCGACAAACTGGATTACGCTACCCTACGTGCTTGGGAACAGGACTCGAGCAAGAAGGAGGTGGTGACCTACGAGGAGTTGATAGAGTTCCTGAACAACCACGTTCGCATGCTGAAGTCCTTCGCAAGTGACTTGCAGCACCGTCAAACCGGCAATGTCAAGGTGGCCGGCGCTAGTCAGAAGAAATCCCAATCAGTTAAGTTCATCGCGAACGCAGCCACATCGGAAACAAGGACGTACACACCGCAGTGTCCGTCATGCTCGAAGCAGCACCTGTTATACGAATGTCCAGCATTTACTAAGCTTGCAGTGATCCAGCGTCGCGAGCTGGTCACCCAACGAAGCCTGTGCTGGAATTGCTTCCGCCAAAATCACCAAGCGCGTGCCTGCAGATCGAAGTTCTCCTGCAGGATATGCCAAGCGAAGCACCACACGCTGCTGCACGACCCAGGTGCACCGGACCACACTCAAGACGCAGCTGTGGCTTCCAATTCCACAGCTCCTCAACACAACCCGCCTACAACCATTGGAACCTTTGGATTAGCAAATTCTTCTGAAACCAGTCTTCCAATCGTAGCGAAGCAAGATACGGTTCTTTTGGAAACAGTAAACCTTCTCATCACCGATAACCACGGCAGAGAACTCCTAGTCAGAGCGCTTCTAGATTCGGCATCGATGTCCAACTTCGTCTCGAACAACCTGGCGGACTTGCTCAACATTCGCAGAAAGAACGTGGATGTCACCGTAGCTGGACTAGGAGAATCTGCCAAGAAGATCGACCAACAAATCACCACCACAGTCAAGTCGCTAACAAGCCAATTCTCCACCACCCTCGATTTCTTGATCATGAAACCGCCCATGGTCAATCTCCCAAGAAGCGCAGTAGACATCGCTCATTGGAACATGCCCGATGTCCGACTAGCCGATCCTCACTTCCACAGGCCAGGAGCGATCGACATCCTGATTGGTGGAGAATTCTACCATGAACTTCACACCGGACAACGCAAGCCAATCGGTGACGGACTTCCGTTACTTGTCGAAACTCATTTCGGATGGACAGTAACTGGCAAGATTCCCACCAAGTCCGACGGAGCGTCCACGTTGTGCTGCTTCTCCACCACCGCTCGAACTTTACTAGTAGCTCCTCAACCCATTTTGGAGCTCGAAGCTGCCAAACCAAACGCAAGCCATCCTACCAAACAAAGTTCCTCCACTCCCACTCAAACTCACAACGGAAGATACGTCGCATTTCTTCCTCGGTCGAAAAATCCGCAAGTCACCCACGGCAACTCCCGCGAGAGTGCCGCGCATCGCGTTTCTACCCACGCAAGCCGCCGTAAAAAAGTCCCATCTACGAAACCCGCCAAGAAAGCTCGCCTCAGCCACATGCGTAAGGACAACAATACCAAGCCCCACTGTTGTTTCGGATACCCGCTCGCCAGCTCGTTCATGCAAGCAGATCTACGATCGTGCTTCGGTCAAACATCTCCAGCCGTCAACGGTGCAGGAAACGAGATGATCGAACGGCAGACCGAAATGCAGCTGACCAACAAATCGCCAAAGCGCACATGCCGTGCCGTTCCGTCAAATTCGCTCACGTTCTTCAATCAACCACACCTCCGCAAGTTGGCCGAAGCTGAAAGCTGTCCGGTGCCAAGGCAGAAGAAGTTCTACAAGCAGCACGTCTACAAAGGAGAAGTATCAACCGCAGGAGAAGGCTTGCAGAAAGCCGAATTTGCAGAATCTTCAAAGATCGGTCGAGCTGTCCGAAACATGCTCAATGCGAAATTGGAATGTGAACAGGTGAGTACCGTTCCATTCGCTCCATCTCCACCCGTCCGTTCTACCGGGTCTTTTGCTGTTCCAGATGATGCACGCGAGTCAAGTCAACCACCACCAAGAGCTGCAGAAACTCCAAAGACCG ATGATGCCACGTGA